A single region of the Hydrotalea sp. genome encodes:
- a CDS encoding rhomboid family intramembrane serine protease — protein sequence MSKKKSAPFFNLPPLVTAWAFLNLIIFLVIRLLPAQLADDLNQQFIFVPTRDLDFFSDGHFSPPYQIITYGFLHHDSAHVLFNIAMGVVFSKMIYQLLGMWRWALVFVSGLLGGAALHIISSGGLSAAVGIMGASAGVAAWLGASLFLIVSRITMPAPFDDRNRALFFIIFFIAINFLAALVENNFIDTPISNAGHLGGLLAGFLTAWAVMLGRLKPRLRIR from the coding sequence GCAAAAAAAAATCCGCGCCATTTTTCAACCTACCACCATTGGTAACAGCTTGGGCATTTTTAAATCTTATTATATTTTTGGTGATACGATTATTGCCGGCGCAATTGGCCGACGACCTGAACCAACAATTTATTTTTGTGCCGACGCGCGATTTGGATTTTTTTAGCGACGGGCATTTTTCCCCGCCCTATCAAATCATCACCTATGGTTTTTTGCATCACGATTCGGCGCATGTGTTGTTTAACATCGCGATGGGGGTGGTGTTTTCAAAAATGATATATCAATTGTTGGGCATGTGGCGCTGGGCCTTGGTGTTTGTCAGCGGCCTGTTGGGCGGGGCGGCATTGCATATCATCAGCAGTGGCGGCCTGTCGGCGGCGGTGGGTATCATGGGGGCATCGGCCGGCGTGGCGGCGTGGTTGGGGGCAAGTTTGTTTTTGATTGTCAGCCGCATCACCATGCCGGCGCCGTTTGATGACCGCAACCGCGCCCTGTTTTTTATTATATTTTTTATCGCCATCAATTTCTTGGCGGCCCTGGTCGAAAATAATTTTATCGACACGCCGATTTCAAACGCTGGCCACCTCGGCGGTTTGCTTGCCGGTTTTTTAACCGCCTGGGCGGTGATGCTCGGTCGCTTGAAGCCGCGACTGAGAATCCGCTAG